One window of the Vanessa atalanta chromosome 22, ilVanAtal1.2, whole genome shotgun sequence genome contains the following:
- the LOC125072727 gene encoding uncharacterized protein LOC125072727 isoform X1, with amino-acid sequence MEHEEKLSLSVLEDRPYRYLQQMAKSIGLPSNFKKVYLIELIQAKKFKTEREVNTIIHRVKLERLQLSKARRESKRRKMQMTEVASTSRSCFSPPITMTPKRSNQMYVRCSPEQRRPLITYNPKRNLIQNLNQNPTPNSATSCGRILRSFNMKTLKPNYALMNGQDIFKSHTNPKETKIKIITNSGGFPQFNVTAKCVVKKHRPSVLANGKTALKTHLMLTQSMDLLQNPIPAKRQRTLSGIYPLIPSDTIPRNLQTTESVCLRKIDGSLTKINALVQKRNIDIIPRQKNNFKNTEVNIQDILNSIDANTDHITDGNRNNEYLQTQYPNLSSIDAAYSNMYNTQAPGIENNLKENDMDIYSVYYHKKIRAEQIRCQRLREMQDNERLPKIGDVFSKFSDVYRRDLTQPLYVQVSTEAERSQNHPFYVTRGPANTIMLEHLYNFKSQLLTNAPLLQIATTSNTKCVYSTPIIATAVAQPSTIVSNEAYVSSFEVDSHRNQHDIDPRLYEFLHFSEQTRRNYSHCDDFSTSTSSLGTSQDISTTVSIPEMVEDALEIISQDGDYMEQIAMDVSVQCVLCTWAGPKILLEYHIKKEHAQAIHRQRGSEWAVPWAVPAARGARGAGGAARHLLQLGDALYVLSARYRDPDCFTACLASLSTESTQKYGSITIYNKVSGEPFSWSGHIQPLPLNLPYENEASCLKVELSKLDLLPNSANLKLFNRELVTDSPSKVIIGQPIFNDIQLIIFVRIFN; translated from the exons ATGGAACATGAAGAAAAACTTTCTCTCAGCGTTCTAGAAGACCGACCCTATCGATATTTACAACAGATGGCAAAATCTATTGGATTACCATCAAATTTtaag AAAGTCTATTTAATAGAATTGATACAAGCTAAGAAGTTCAAAACTGAAAGAGAAGTTAATACTATTATACATAGAGTTAAACTTGAGCGATTGCAATTATCAAAAGCCAGAAGAGAAAGTAAAAGAAGAAAAATGcag atGACAGAAGTAGCATCAACAAGCAGATCCTGCTTCTCTCCACCCATAACAATGACACCAAAAcgttcaaatcaaatgtatgtgAGATGCAGTCCAGAACAACGCAGACCTCTCATCACTTATAATCCAAAAcggaatttaatacaaaatcttaATCAAAATCCCACACCAAATTCAGCAACTTCATGTGGTAGAATATTAAGAAGTTTTAACATGAAAACTTTAAAACCCAATTATGCATTAATGAATGGTCAGGATATATTCAAGTCGCATACAAATCCAAAAGAaacgaaaatcaaaataataacaaacagtGGTGGATTCCCTCAGTTCAATGTCACTGCTAAGTGTGTTGTGAAAAAGCACAGGCCCAGTGTATTAGCCAATGGGAAGACAGCCTTGAAGACACATTTAATGCTAACCCAAAGCAtg gatttattacaaaatccaATACCAGCAAAGCGTCAACGAACTCTAAGCGGTATATATCCATTAATACCTTCAGATACAATACCAAGAAATCTTCAAACTACCGAGAGTGTTTGTTTACGTAAAATAGACGGTAGTTTGACAAAGATCAATGCATTAGTGCAGAAAcgtaatatagatattataccacgacaaaaaaataacttcaaaaatactgAAGTAAATATTCAAGACATATTGAATAGTATTGATGCCAATACAGACCATATCACAGATGGTAatagaaataatgaatatttgcaAACACAATATCCAAATTTATCAAGTATAGACGCAGCATAcagtaatatgtataataccCAAGCGCCtggtattgaaaataatttaaaagaaaatgacaTGGATATTTACTCGGtttattatcacaaaaaaatcaGAGCCGAACAAATAAGATGTCAACGGTTGAGAGAAATGCAAGATAATGAAAGATTACCGAAGATCGGTGATGTTTTTAGTAAATTCAGTGATGTTTATAGGAGAGATTTGACGCAGCCTCTGTATGTGCAAGTCAGCACTGAAGCCGAGAGAA GTCAAAATCATCCATTTTATGTTACCAGAGGTCCGGCAAATACGATTATGCTGGAAcatctatacaattttaaaagtcaATTACTAACAAACGCACCGTTACTGCAAATAGCAACTACGTCCAACACAAAATGTGTCTACAGCACACCTATTATTGCAACTGC TGTGGCGCAACCCTCGACGATTGTGTCGAACGAAGCTTATGTTTCTT CGTTCGAGGTGGATAGTCATCGTAATCAACACGACATCGATCCGAGGTTGTACGAATTCCTACACTTCTCAGAGCAGACGAGGAGGAATTATTCACATTGTGATG atttcaGTACATCGACGTCATCTTTGGGAACGTCTCAAGACATAAGCACGACCGTCTCTATTCCGGAGATGGTGGAAGATGCACTTGAAATTATAAGTCAGGATGGG GATTATATGGAACAAATCGCAATGGACGTGAGTGTGCAATGCGTGCTCTGTACCTGGGCGGGACCCAAGATATTACTCGAATATCACATCAAAAAG GAGCACGCGCAGGCCATCCACCGGCAGCGCGGCAGCGAGTGGGCGGTGCCGTGGGCGGTGCCGGCGGCGCGGGGCGcgcggggcgcgggcggcgcggcgcggcacCTGCTGCAGCTGGGGGACGCGCTCTACGTGCTCAGCGCGCGCTACCGCGACCCCGACTGCTTCACGGCCTGCCTCGCC TCATTATCGACGGAAAGTACACAAAAATACGGCTCTATAACAATTTACAACAAAGTCTCCGGTGAACCATTCTCGTGGAGCGGTCACATACAACCGCTACCGCTCAACCTGCCATATGAAAACGAGGCCAGCTGTCTCAAAGTAGAATTGTCTAAACTAGACTTACTACCCAATAGCGCTAACTTAAAACTATTCAACAGAGAGTTAGTGACAGACTCACCGAGCAAAGTCATTATAGGGCAACccatatttaatgatatacaaTTGATAATATTCGTtaggatttttaattaa
- the LOC125072727 gene encoding uncharacterized protein LOC125072727 isoform X2 translates to MEHEEKLSLSVLEDRPYRYLQQMAKSIGLPSNFKMTEVASTSRSCFSPPITMTPKRSNQMYVRCSPEQRRPLITYNPKRNLIQNLNQNPTPNSATSCGRILRSFNMKTLKPNYALMNGQDIFKSHTNPKETKIKIITNSGGFPQFNVTAKCVVKKHRPSVLANGKTALKTHLMLTQSMDLLQNPIPAKRQRTLSGIYPLIPSDTIPRNLQTTESVCLRKIDGSLTKINALVQKRNIDIIPRQKNNFKNTEVNIQDILNSIDANTDHITDGNRNNEYLQTQYPNLSSIDAAYSNMYNTQAPGIENNLKENDMDIYSVYYHKKIRAEQIRCQRLREMQDNERLPKIGDVFSKFSDVYRRDLTQPLYVQVSTEAERSQNHPFYVTRGPANTIMLEHLYNFKSQLLTNAPLLQIATTSNTKCVYSTPIIATAVAQPSTIVSNEAYVSSFEVDSHRNQHDIDPRLYEFLHFSEQTRRNYSHCDDFSTSTSSLGTSQDISTTVSIPEMVEDALEIISQDGDYMEQIAMDVSVQCVLCTWAGPKILLEYHIKKEHAQAIHRQRGSEWAVPWAVPAARGARGAGGAARHLLQLGDALYVLSARYRDPDCFTACLASLSTESTQKYGSITIYNKVSGEPFSWSGHIQPLPLNLPYENEASCLKVELSKLDLLPNSANLKLFNRELVTDSPSKVIIGQPIFNDIQLIIFVRIFN, encoded by the exons ATGGAACATGAAGAAAAACTTTCTCTCAGCGTTCTAGAAGACCGACCCTATCGATATTTACAACAGATGGCAAAATCTATTGGATTACCATCAAATTTtaag atGACAGAAGTAGCATCAACAAGCAGATCCTGCTTCTCTCCACCCATAACAATGACACCAAAAcgttcaaatcaaatgtatgtgAGATGCAGTCCAGAACAACGCAGACCTCTCATCACTTATAATCCAAAAcggaatttaatacaaaatcttaATCAAAATCCCACACCAAATTCAGCAACTTCATGTGGTAGAATATTAAGAAGTTTTAACATGAAAACTTTAAAACCCAATTATGCATTAATGAATGGTCAGGATATATTCAAGTCGCATACAAATCCAAAAGAaacgaaaatcaaaataataacaaacagtGGTGGATTCCCTCAGTTCAATGTCACTGCTAAGTGTGTTGTGAAAAAGCACAGGCCCAGTGTATTAGCCAATGGGAAGACAGCCTTGAAGACACATTTAATGCTAACCCAAAGCAtg gatttattacaaaatccaATACCAGCAAAGCGTCAACGAACTCTAAGCGGTATATATCCATTAATACCTTCAGATACAATACCAAGAAATCTTCAAACTACCGAGAGTGTTTGTTTACGTAAAATAGACGGTAGTTTGACAAAGATCAATGCATTAGTGCAGAAAcgtaatatagatattataccacgacaaaaaaataacttcaaaaatactgAAGTAAATATTCAAGACATATTGAATAGTATTGATGCCAATACAGACCATATCACAGATGGTAatagaaataatgaatatttgcaAACACAATATCCAAATTTATCAAGTATAGACGCAGCATAcagtaatatgtataataccCAAGCGCCtggtattgaaaataatttaaaagaaaatgacaTGGATATTTACTCGGtttattatcacaaaaaaatcaGAGCCGAACAAATAAGATGTCAACGGTTGAGAGAAATGCAAGATAATGAAAGATTACCGAAGATCGGTGATGTTTTTAGTAAATTCAGTGATGTTTATAGGAGAGATTTGACGCAGCCTCTGTATGTGCAAGTCAGCACTGAAGCCGAGAGAA GTCAAAATCATCCATTTTATGTTACCAGAGGTCCGGCAAATACGATTATGCTGGAAcatctatacaattttaaaagtcaATTACTAACAAACGCACCGTTACTGCAAATAGCAACTACGTCCAACACAAAATGTGTCTACAGCACACCTATTATTGCAACTGC TGTGGCGCAACCCTCGACGATTGTGTCGAACGAAGCTTATGTTTCTT CGTTCGAGGTGGATAGTCATCGTAATCAACACGACATCGATCCGAGGTTGTACGAATTCCTACACTTCTCAGAGCAGACGAGGAGGAATTATTCACATTGTGATG atttcaGTACATCGACGTCATCTTTGGGAACGTCTCAAGACATAAGCACGACCGTCTCTATTCCGGAGATGGTGGAAGATGCACTTGAAATTATAAGTCAGGATGGG GATTATATGGAACAAATCGCAATGGACGTGAGTGTGCAATGCGTGCTCTGTACCTGGGCGGGACCCAAGATATTACTCGAATATCACATCAAAAAG GAGCACGCGCAGGCCATCCACCGGCAGCGCGGCAGCGAGTGGGCGGTGCCGTGGGCGGTGCCGGCGGCGCGGGGCGcgcggggcgcgggcggcgcggcgcggcacCTGCTGCAGCTGGGGGACGCGCTCTACGTGCTCAGCGCGCGCTACCGCGACCCCGACTGCTTCACGGCCTGCCTCGCC TCATTATCGACGGAAAGTACACAAAAATACGGCTCTATAACAATTTACAACAAAGTCTCCGGTGAACCATTCTCGTGGAGCGGTCACATACAACCGCTACCGCTCAACCTGCCATATGAAAACGAGGCCAGCTGTCTCAAAGTAGAATTGTCTAAACTAGACTTACTACCCAATAGCGCTAACTTAAAACTATTCAACAGAGAGTTAGTGACAGACTCACCGAGCAAAGTCATTATAGGGCAACccatatttaatgatatacaaTTGATAATATTCGTtaggatttttaattaa